The following coding sequences are from one Macaca mulatta isolate MMU2019108-1 chromosome 7, T2T-MMU8v2.0, whole genome shotgun sequence window:
- the INF2 gene encoding inverted formin-2 isoform X2, translating into MRSQGSVRSSPGQGPEWVGRGGRKVLRIWLGKMSVKEGAQRKWAALKEKLGPQDSDPTEANLESADPELCIRLLQMPSVVNYSGLRKRLEGSDGSWMVQFLEQSGLDLLLEALARLSGRGVARISDALLQLTCVSCVRAVMNSRQGIEYILSNQGYVRQLSQALDTSNVMVKKQVFELLAALCIYSPEGHALTLDALDHYKTVCSQQYRFSIVMNELSGSDNVPYVVTLLSVINAVILGPEDLRTRTQLRNEFIGLQLLDVLARLRDLEDADLLIQLEAFEEAKAEDEEELLRVSGGVDMSSHQEVFASLFHKVSCSPVSAQLLSVLQGLLHLEPSLRSSQLLWEALESLVNRAVLLASDAQECTLEEVVERLLSVKGRPRPSPLVKAHKSVQANLGQNQRGSSPQNTTTPKPSVEGQQPAAAAACEPVDHTQSDSVLKVSKPRTLEQQASPLPPSTPLLPGSSAEPPPPPPPPPPPPLPHLGATPPLSPPLTSSCEFPPPPPPPLPGMGCPPPPPPLLPGMGWGPPPPPPPLLPCTCRPPVAGGVEEVIVSQVDHSLGSAWVPRHRRVNPPTLRMKKLNWQKLPSNVAREHNSMWASLSSPDAETVEPDFSSIEQLFSFPAAKPKEPTTAAAPARKEPKEITFLDAKKSLNLNIFLKQFKCSNEEVAAMIRAGDTTKFDVEVLKQLLKLLPEKHEIENLRAFTEERAKLANADHFYLLLLAIPCYQLRIECMLLCEGAAAVLDMVRPKAQLVLAACESLLTSRQLPIFCQLILRIGNFLNYGSHTGDADGFKISTLLKLTETKSQQNRVTLLHHVLEEAEKSHPDLLQLPQDLEQPSQAAGINLEIIRSEASSNLKKLLETERKVSASVAEVQEQYTERLQASISAFRALDELFEAIEQKQRELADYLCEDARQLSLEDTFGTMKAFRDLFLRALKENKDRKEQAAKAERRKQQLAEEEARRPRGEDGKPVRKGPGKQEEVCVIDALLADIRKGFQLRKTARGRGDTDGGGKVASMDPPRATEPVATSNSAGDPVGGTHCPASKPNLDATMASESRGWDLVDAVTPCPQPTLEQSEEGGPPPLERRSSWYEDASDVLTTEDAQCPQPLEGAWPVTLGDAQALKPLKFSSNKPPAAGSSSQDAKDPTSLLGVLQAEADSTSEGLEDAVHSRGARPPAAGPGEDGDEDEEDTAPESALDTSLDKSFSEDAVTDSSGSGTLPRARGRASKGTGKRRKKRPSRSQEEVPPDSDDNKTKKLCVIQ; encoded by the exons ATGAGAAGCCAGGGGAGCGTGAGGAGCAGCCCAGGGCAGGGCCCAGAGTGGGTGGGCAGAGGCGGCCGGAAGGTCCTGCGCATCTGG CTCGGCAAGATGTCGGTGAAGGAGGGCGCACAGCGCAAGTGGGCAGCGCTGAAGGAGAAGCTGGGGCCACAGGACTCGGACCCCACAGAGGCCAACCTGGAGAGCGCGGACCCTGAGCTGTGCATCCGGCTGCTCCAGATGCCCTCTGTGGTCAACTACTCCGGCCTGCGCAAGCGCCTGGAGGGCAGCGACGGCAGCTGGATGGTGCAATTCCTGGAGCAGAGCGGCCTGGACCTGCTGCTCGAGGCGCTGGCGCGGCTGTCGGGCCGCGGCGTGGCACGCATCTCGGATGCCCTGCTGCAGCTCACCTGCGTGAGCTGCGTGCGCGCTGTCATGAACTCGCGGCAGGGCATCGAGTACATCCTCAGCAACCAGGGCTACGTGCGCCAGCTCTCCCAGG CCCTGGACACATCCAACGTGATGGTGAAGAAGCAGGTGTTTGAGCTGCTGGCCGCCCTGTGCATCTACTCTCCCGAGGGCCACGCACTGACCCTGGACGCCCTGGACCACTACAAG ACGGTGTGCAGCCAGCAGTACCGCTTCAGCATTGTCATGAACGAGCTCTCCGGCAGCGACAACGTGCCTTACGTAGTCACCCTGCTCAGCGTGATCAACGCCGTCATCCTGGGCCCCGAGGACCTGCGCACGCGCACCCAGCTGCGGAATGAGTTTATCG GGCTGCAGCTGCTGGATGTCCTAGCTCGCCTGCG AGACCTGGAGGATGCCGACCTGCTGATCCAGCTGGAGGCCTTCGAGGAGGCTAAGGCTGAGGACGAGGAGGAGCTGCTGCGAGTCTCTGGTGGGGTCGACATGAGCAGCCACCAGGAGGTCTTTGCCTCCCTGTTCCACAAG GTGAGCTGCTCCCCGGTGTCCGCCCAGCTCCTGTCAGTGCTGCAGGGCCTCCTGCACCTGGAGCCCAGCCTCCGCTCCAGCCAGCTGCTCTGGGAGGCCCTGGAGAGCCTGGTGAACCGGGCCGTGCTCCTGGCCAGCGATG CCCAGGAATGCACCCTGGAGGAAGTGGTTGAGCGGCTTCTGTCTGTCAAGGGGCGACCCAGACCGAGCCCCCTGGTCAAGGCCCATAAAAGCGTCCAGGCCAACCTAGGCCAGAACCAGAGGGGCAGCTCCCCGCAAAACACTACAACCCCCAAGCCCAGCGTGGAGGGCCAGCAGccagcagcagctgctgcctgtGAGCCCGTAGACCACACCCAGAGTGACAGCGTCCTGAAAGTTTCGAAGCCGAGAACCCTGGAGCAGCAGGCGTCCCCTCTTCCCCCATCCACCCCCCTGCTCCCTGGTTCCAGTGCTgagccccctccccctcctcccccacccccacctcccccccTGCCACACCTGGGGGCCACACCTCCTCTATCACCACCCCTGACAAGCTCCTGTGAGTTCCCgcccccaccacctccaccactcccGGGCATGGgatgcccacccccacccccacccctgctgccTGGTATGGGCTGGGgccctcctccacccccacctccactgcTGCCCTGCACCTGCCGCCCCCCTGTGGCGGGAGGCGTGGAGGAGGTCATCGTGTCCCAGGTGGACCACAGCTTGGGCTCCGCCTGGGTCCCCAGACATCGGCGGGTGAACCCACCCACACTGCGCATGAAGAAACTGAACTGGCAGAAGCTGCCATCCAACGTGGCACGTG AGCACAACTCTATGTGGGCGTCCCTGAGCAGCCCCGATGCCGAGACTGTGGAGCCTGACTTCTCCAGCATCGAGCAGCTCTTCTCCTTCCCTGCGGCCAAGCCCAAGGAGCCCACCACAGCAGCCGCCCCGGCCAGGAAGGAGCCCAAGGAG ATCACTTTCCTTGATGCCAAGAAGAGCCTGAACCTCAACATCTTCCTGAAGCAATTTAAGTG CTCCAACGAGGAGGTCGCTGCTATGATCCGGGCCGGCGATACCACCAAGTTCGATGTGGAGGTTCTCAAACAGCTCCTTAAGCTCCTTCCGGAGAAGcacgag ATTGAAAACCTGCGGGCATTCACAGAGGAGCGAGCCAAGCTGGCCAACGCCGACCACTTCTACCTCCTCCTGCTGGCCATTCCCTG CTACCAGCTGCGAATCGAGTGCATGCTGCTGTGTGAGGGCGCGGCCGCCGTGCTGGACATGGTGCGGCCCAAGGCCCAGCTGGTGCTGGCCGCCTGCGAAA GCCTGCTCACCAGCCGCCAGCTGCCCATCTTCTGCCAGCTGATCCTGAGAATTGGGAACTTCCTCAACTAC GGCAGCCACACCGGCGATGCTGACGGCTTCAAGATCAGCACGTTGCTGAAGCTCACGGAGACCAAGTCCCAGCAGAACCGTGTGACGCTGCTGCACCACGTGCTGGAG GAAGCGGAAAAGAGCCATCCGGACCTCCTGCAGCTGCCCCAGGACCTGGAGCAGCCGTCACAAGCGGCAGG GATCAACCTGGAGATCATCCGCTCAGAGGCCAGCTCCAACCTGAAGAAGCTTCTGGAGACTGAGCGGAAGGTGTCTGCCTCGGTGGCCGAGGTCCAGGAGCAGTACACTGAGCGCCTCCAG GCCAGCATCTCGGCCTTCCGGGCACTAGACGAGCTGTTTGAGGCCATTGAGCAGAAGCAGCGGGAGCTGGCCGACTACCTGTGTGAGGACGCCCGGCAGCTGTCCCTGGAGGACACGTTCGGCACCATGAAGGCCTTCCGGGACCTCTTCCTCCGCGCCCTGAAG GAGAACAAGGACCGGAAGGAGCAGGCAGCGAAGGCAGAGAGGAGGAAGCAGCAGCTGGCGGAGGAGGAGGCGCGGCGGCCTCGGGGAGAGGACGGGAAGCCTG TCAGGAAGGGGCCCGGGAAGCAGGAGGAGGTGTGTGTCATCGACGCCCTCCTGGCCGACATCAGGAAGGGCTTCCAGCTGCGGAAGACGGCCCGGGGCCGCGGGGACACCGACGGGGGCGGCAAGGTGGCCTCCATGGACCCCCCAAGAGCCACAGAGCCCG TGGCCACCAGTAACTCTGCAGGAGACCCCGTGGGCGGCACACACTGTCCCGCCTCTAAGCCCAACCTTGATGCTACAATGGCCAGCGAGTCCCGGGGCTGGGACCTTGTAGACGCCGTGACCCCCTGCCCTCAGCCCACGCTGGAGCAGTCGGAGGAGGGTGGTCCCCCGCCCCTGGAGAGGCGTTCTTCCTGGTATGAGGATGCCAGCGACGTCCTAACCACCGAGGATGCCCAGTGCCCCCAACCCTTGGAGGGGGCCTGGCCAGTGACTCTGGGAGATGCTCAGGCCCTGAAGCCCCTCAAGTTTTCCAGCAACAAGCCCCCTGCAGCTGGAAGTTCAAGCCAAGATGCCAAGGATCCCACGTCCTTGCTGGGCGTCCTGCAGGCCGAGGCCGACAGCACAAGCGAGGGGCTGGAGGACGCAGTCCACAGCCGTGGTGCCAGACCCCCTGCGGCAGGCCCGGGTGAGGATGGGGACGAGGACGAGGAGGATACAGCCCCAGAGTCCGCGCTGGACACATCCCTGGACAAGTCCTTCTCCGAGGATGCAGTGACCGACTCCTCGGGGTCGGGCACACTCCCCAGGGCCCGGGGCCGGGCCTCAAAGGGGACTGGCAAGCGACGGAAGAAGCGTCCCTCCAGGAGCCAGGAAG AGGTTCCCCCTGATTCTGAtgataataaaacaaagaaactgtGTGTGATCCAGTAA
- the INF2 gene encoding inverted formin-2 isoform X11 encodes MSVKEGAQRKWAALKEKLGPQDSDPTEANLESADPELCIRLLQMPSVVNYSGLRKRLEGSDGSWMVQFLEQSGLDLLLEALARLSGRGVARISDALLQLTCVSCVRAVMNSRQGIEYILSNQGYVRQLSQALDTSNVMVKKQVFELLAALCIYSPEGHALTLDALDHYKTVCSQQYRFSIVMNELSGSDNVPYVVTLLSVINAVILGPEDLRTRTQLRNEFIGERLPWAADLEDADLLIQLEAFEEAKAEDEEELLRVSGGVDMSSHQEVFASLFHKVSCSPVSAQLLSVLQGLLHLEPSLRSSQLLWEALESLVNRAVLLASDAQECTLEEVVERLLSVKGRPRPSPLVKAHKSVQANLGQNQRGSSPQNTTTPKPSVEGQQPAAAAACEPVDHTQSDSVLKVSKPRTLEQQASPLPPSTPLLPGSSAEPPPPPPPPPPPPLPHLGATPPLSPPLTSSCEFPPPPPPPLPGMGCPPPPPPLLPGMGWGPPPPPPPLLPCTCRPPVAGGVEEVIVSQVDHSLGSAWVPRHRRVNPPTLRMKKLNWQKLPSNVAREHNSMWASLSSPDAETVEPDFSSIEQLFSFPAAKPKEPTTAAAPARKEPKEITFLDAKKSLNLNIFLKQFKCSNEEVAAMIRAGDTTKFDVEVLKQLLKLLPEKHEIENLRAFTEERAKLANADHFYLLLLAIPCYQLRIECMLLCEGAAAVLDMVRPKAQLVLAACESLLTSRQLPIFCQLILRIGNFLNYGSHTGDADGFKISTLLKLTETKSQQNRVTLLHHVLEEAEKSHPDLLQLPQDLEQPSQAAGINLEIIRSEASSNLKKLLETERKVSASVAEVQEQYTERLQASISAFRALDELFEAIEQKQRELADYLCEDARQLSLEDTFGTMKAFRDLFLRALKENKDRKEQAAKAERRKQQLAEEEARRPRGEDGKPVRKGPGKQEEVCVIDALLADIRKGFQLRKTARGRGDTDGGGKVASMDPPRATEPVATSNSAGDPVGGTHCPASKPNLDATMASESRGWDLVDAVTPCPQPTLEQSEEGGPPPLERRSSWYEDASDVLTTEDAQCPQPLEGAWPVTLGDAQALKPLKFSSNKPPAAGSSSQDAKDPTSLLGVLQAEADSTSEGLEDAVHSRGARPPAAGPGEDGDEDEEDTAPESALDTSLDKSFSEDAVTDSSGSGTLPRARGRASKGTGKRRKKRPSRSQEGLRPRPKAK; translated from the exons ATGTCGGTGAAGGAGGGCGCACAGCGCAAGTGGGCAGCGCTGAAGGAGAAGCTGGGGCCACAGGACTCGGACCCCACAGAGGCCAACCTGGAGAGCGCGGACCCTGAGCTGTGCATCCGGCTGCTCCAGATGCCCTCTGTGGTCAACTACTCCGGCCTGCGCAAGCGCCTGGAGGGCAGCGACGGCAGCTGGATGGTGCAATTCCTGGAGCAGAGCGGCCTGGACCTGCTGCTCGAGGCGCTGGCGCGGCTGTCGGGCCGCGGCGTGGCACGCATCTCGGATGCCCTGCTGCAGCTCACCTGCGTGAGCTGCGTGCGCGCTGTCATGAACTCGCGGCAGGGCATCGAGTACATCCTCAGCAACCAGGGCTACGTGCGCCAGCTCTCCCAGG CCCTGGACACATCCAACGTGATGGTGAAGAAGCAGGTGTTTGAGCTGCTGGCCGCCCTGTGCATCTACTCTCCCGAGGGCCACGCACTGACCCTGGACGCCCTGGACCACTACAAG ACGGTGTGCAGCCAGCAGTACCGCTTCAGCATTGTCATGAACGAGCTCTCCGGCAGCGACAACGTGCCTTACGTAGTCACCCTGCTCAGCGTGATCAACGCCGTCATCCTGGGCCCCGAGGACCTGCGCACGCGCACCCAGCTGCGGAATGAGTTTATCGGTGAGCGCCTGCCCTGGGCTGC AGACCTGGAGGATGCCGACCTGCTGATCCAGCTGGAGGCCTTCGAGGAGGCTAAGGCTGAGGACGAGGAGGAGCTGCTGCGAGTCTCTGGTGGGGTCGACATGAGCAGCCACCAGGAGGTCTTTGCCTCCCTGTTCCACAAG GTGAGCTGCTCCCCGGTGTCCGCCCAGCTCCTGTCAGTGCTGCAGGGCCTCCTGCACCTGGAGCCCAGCCTCCGCTCCAGCCAGCTGCTCTGGGAGGCCCTGGAGAGCCTGGTGAACCGGGCCGTGCTCCTGGCCAGCGATG CCCAGGAATGCACCCTGGAGGAAGTGGTTGAGCGGCTTCTGTCTGTCAAGGGGCGACCCAGACCGAGCCCCCTGGTCAAGGCCCATAAAAGCGTCCAGGCCAACCTAGGCCAGAACCAGAGGGGCAGCTCCCCGCAAAACACTACAACCCCCAAGCCCAGCGTGGAGGGCCAGCAGccagcagcagctgctgcctgtGAGCCCGTAGACCACACCCAGAGTGACAGCGTCCTGAAAGTTTCGAAGCCGAGAACCCTGGAGCAGCAGGCGTCCCCTCTTCCCCCATCCACCCCCCTGCTCCCTGGTTCCAGTGCTgagccccctccccctcctcccccacccccacctcccccccTGCCACACCTGGGGGCCACACCTCCTCTATCACCACCCCTGACAAGCTCCTGTGAGTTCCCgcccccaccacctccaccactcccGGGCATGGgatgcccacccccacccccacccctgctgccTGGTATGGGCTGGGgccctcctccacccccacctccactgcTGCCCTGCACCTGCCGCCCCCCTGTGGCGGGAGGCGTGGAGGAGGTCATCGTGTCCCAGGTGGACCACAGCTTGGGCTCCGCCTGGGTCCCCAGACATCGGCGGGTGAACCCACCCACACTGCGCATGAAGAAACTGAACTGGCAGAAGCTGCCATCCAACGTGGCACGTG AGCACAACTCTATGTGGGCGTCCCTGAGCAGCCCCGATGCCGAGACTGTGGAGCCTGACTTCTCCAGCATCGAGCAGCTCTTCTCCTTCCCTGCGGCCAAGCCCAAGGAGCCCACCACAGCAGCCGCCCCGGCCAGGAAGGAGCCCAAGGAG ATCACTTTCCTTGATGCCAAGAAGAGCCTGAACCTCAACATCTTCCTGAAGCAATTTAAGTG CTCCAACGAGGAGGTCGCTGCTATGATCCGGGCCGGCGATACCACCAAGTTCGATGTGGAGGTTCTCAAACAGCTCCTTAAGCTCCTTCCGGAGAAGcacgag ATTGAAAACCTGCGGGCATTCACAGAGGAGCGAGCCAAGCTGGCCAACGCCGACCACTTCTACCTCCTCCTGCTGGCCATTCCCTG CTACCAGCTGCGAATCGAGTGCATGCTGCTGTGTGAGGGCGCGGCCGCCGTGCTGGACATGGTGCGGCCCAAGGCCCAGCTGGTGCTGGCCGCCTGCGAAA GCCTGCTCACCAGCCGCCAGCTGCCCATCTTCTGCCAGCTGATCCTGAGAATTGGGAACTTCCTCAACTAC GGCAGCCACACCGGCGATGCTGACGGCTTCAAGATCAGCACGTTGCTGAAGCTCACGGAGACCAAGTCCCAGCAGAACCGTGTGACGCTGCTGCACCACGTGCTGGAG GAAGCGGAAAAGAGCCATCCGGACCTCCTGCAGCTGCCCCAGGACCTGGAGCAGCCGTCACAAGCGGCAGG GATCAACCTGGAGATCATCCGCTCAGAGGCCAGCTCCAACCTGAAGAAGCTTCTGGAGACTGAGCGGAAGGTGTCTGCCTCGGTGGCCGAGGTCCAGGAGCAGTACACTGAGCGCCTCCAG GCCAGCATCTCGGCCTTCCGGGCACTAGACGAGCTGTTTGAGGCCATTGAGCAGAAGCAGCGGGAGCTGGCCGACTACCTGTGTGAGGACGCCCGGCAGCTGTCCCTGGAGGACACGTTCGGCACCATGAAGGCCTTCCGGGACCTCTTCCTCCGCGCCCTGAAG GAGAACAAGGACCGGAAGGAGCAGGCAGCGAAGGCAGAGAGGAGGAAGCAGCAGCTGGCGGAGGAGGAGGCGCGGCGGCCTCGGGGAGAGGACGGGAAGCCTG TCAGGAAGGGGCCCGGGAAGCAGGAGGAGGTGTGTGTCATCGACGCCCTCCTGGCCGACATCAGGAAGGGCTTCCAGCTGCGGAAGACGGCCCGGGGCCGCGGGGACACCGACGGGGGCGGCAAGGTGGCCTCCATGGACCCCCCAAGAGCCACAGAGCCCG TGGCCACCAGTAACTCTGCAGGAGACCCCGTGGGCGGCACACACTGTCCCGCCTCTAAGCCCAACCTTGATGCTACAATGGCCAGCGAGTCCCGGGGCTGGGACCTTGTAGACGCCGTGACCCCCTGCCCTCAGCCCACGCTGGAGCAGTCGGAGGAGGGTGGTCCCCCGCCCCTGGAGAGGCGTTCTTCCTGGTATGAGGATGCCAGCGACGTCCTAACCACCGAGGATGCCCAGTGCCCCCAACCCTTGGAGGGGGCCTGGCCAGTGACTCTGGGAGATGCTCAGGCCCTGAAGCCCCTCAAGTTTTCCAGCAACAAGCCCCCTGCAGCTGGAAGTTCAAGCCAAGATGCCAAGGATCCCACGTCCTTGCTGGGCGTCCTGCAGGCCGAGGCCGACAGCACAAGCGAGGGGCTGGAGGACGCAGTCCACAGCCGTGGTGCCAGACCCCCTGCGGCAGGCCCGGGTGAGGATGGGGACGAGGACGAGGAGGATACAGCCCCAGAGTCCGCGCTGGACACATCCCTGGACAAGTCCTTCTCCGAGGATGCAGTGACCGACTCCTCGGGGTCGGGCACACTCCCCAGGGCCCGGGGCCGGGCCTCAAAGGGGACTGGCAAGCGACGGAAGAAGCGTCCCTCCAGGAGCCAGGAAG GCCTCAGGCCCAGGCCCAAGGCCAAGTGA